A region of Myxococcus stipitatus DSM 14675 DNA encodes the following proteins:
- a CDS encoding thioesterase II family protein yields MKDAVDEWLMFNGQQKPAARLQLICFHHAGGGASMFRKWAEEMPEEIAVSAVQLPGREFRLREPCFTRMEPLVHELVKRLTPRLDLPFAFFGHSMGALVAFELARELRRRGEREPFYLGVSGRIAPQLRSRFRPAAELTDAQLLERVRELGGLPEQVAQEPELLALVLPIIRADYAVIDNYTCASEPPLSCAISAFWGRGDILATEEQVFAWKQHTHHQFTIRDFPGDHFFVNTVRQDVQRALRADLKQALG; encoded by the coding sequence ATGAAGGACGCTGTGGATGAATGGTTGATGTTCAACGGACAGCAGAAGCCGGCAGCCCGGCTGCAACTCATCTGCTTCCATCACGCGGGGGGTGGCGCCTCGATGTTCCGCAAGTGGGCGGAGGAGATGCCTGAGGAGATCGCCGTCAGCGCGGTCCAGCTGCCGGGGCGGGAGTTCCGGTTGAGGGAGCCGTGCTTCACGCGGATGGAGCCGCTGGTGCACGAGCTGGTGAAGCGGCTCACGCCTCGGCTGGATCTCCCGTTCGCCTTCTTCGGGCACAGCATGGGCGCGCTGGTGGCCTTCGAGCTGGCGCGGGAGCTGCGCCGGAGGGGAGAGCGCGAGCCGTTCTATCTCGGAGTGTCGGGGCGGATTGCCCCGCAGCTGCGCTCCCGCTTCCGGCCCGCCGCGGAGCTCACGGACGCGCAGCTGCTCGAGCGTGTCCGCGAACTCGGTGGGCTCCCGGAGCAGGTCGCCCAGGAGCCGGAGCTGCTCGCGCTGGTCCTGCCCATCATCCGCGCGGACTACGCCGTCATCGACAACTACACCTGCGCGTCAGAGCCGCCCCTGTCCTGCGCCATCTCCGCGTTCTGGGGACGCGGCGACATCCTGGCCACGGAGGAGCAGGTCTTCGCCTGGAAGCAGCACACCCACCACCAGTTCACCATCCGCGACTTCCCAGGCGACCACTTCTTCGTGAACACCGTGAGACAGGATGTGCAGCGGGCCCTGCGCGCGGATTTGAAACAGGCGCTGGGGTAG
- a CDS encoding 2-oxo acid dehydrogenase subunit E2, giving the protein MGFVYVLPDLGEGVAEAEIVRWFVADGERVEEDAPMVEVMTAKATVMVPAPGKGVALRLLAGLREKVSVGMPLIVIGEPGEDPEALLRAASAPVASAPPSPEPPAVPAPSARKPVQALPRVRKLAEQLGVVLESLQKQGAITEDDVRAAAKRGGPSPVPRLPQEGVRSRIPLSGLRRVASAHLSRAQAVPSVAVVEEASFDTLLMLQQLLGVSYVPFLIQAVVAALREVPEANALFDEATEEVVLYERVDVAIAVHTDEGLAVPVIRDCAKLSLQALEARVQELGNLARARTLNPAESTGGTFTITSPGDQGSLLATPLLNVPQVAILGLHRPTRRPLVVDGELRVGTGAHVTVTVDHRVLDGVTACRFIRLVTGFLSQPLQAFAEGVFHADHAVSATPPEVTSIFPPLQSYADGTFRADSATSGNATKTMSSVRTGVANVLAGDAGGLARELLALDARRRKQRLETFIEAELSKRMGGKKKPLERGRTWRDLGLDSLIAVGLRDALALGLGRGLPATLLFNRPTLASLSEYLLAQLESTPREEPAALEAPVEFLLRLKGLPEREAVAMLSERIATMGDS; this is encoded by the coding sequence ATGGGATTCGTCTATGTGCTGCCCGACCTTGGCGAAGGTGTCGCCGAGGCGGAGATCGTCCGTTGGTTCGTCGCCGATGGAGAGCGTGTCGAAGAGGACGCTCCCATGGTGGAGGTGATGACGGCGAAGGCGACCGTGATGGTGCCCGCTCCCGGCAAGGGCGTGGCGCTGCGGCTGCTCGCGGGCTTGCGAGAGAAGGTCTCCGTCGGGATGCCCCTCATCGTCATCGGCGAGCCGGGGGAGGACCCGGAGGCCCTCCTGCGCGCGGCGAGTGCGCCGGTGGCGTCGGCGCCCCCGAGCCCGGAGCCTCCCGCTGTCCCCGCGCCGTCCGCGCGCAAGCCGGTCCAGGCGCTGCCTCGGGTCCGCAAGCTCGCCGAGCAGCTCGGCGTGGTGCTCGAGTCCCTCCAGAAGCAAGGCGCCATCACCGAGGACGACGTGCGTGCCGCGGCGAAGCGCGGGGGCCCGTCCCCCGTGCCGCGCCTGCCGCAGGAGGGCGTCCGCTCGCGCATTCCCCTGAGCGGGCTGCGCCGCGTGGCCTCCGCGCACCTCTCTCGGGCCCAGGCGGTGCCCTCGGTGGCGGTGGTGGAGGAGGCGTCCTTCGACACGCTGCTCATGCTCCAGCAGTTGCTGGGCGTCAGCTACGTGCCGTTCCTCATCCAGGCGGTCGTCGCCGCGCTCCGTGAAGTGCCGGAGGCCAACGCGCTCTTCGACGAGGCCACCGAGGAGGTCGTCCTCTACGAGCGCGTCGACGTGGCCATCGCCGTCCACACCGACGAGGGCCTGGCGGTCCCCGTCATCCGCGACTGCGCGAAGCTGTCGCTCCAGGCGCTCGAGGCCCGCGTGCAGGAGCTCGGGAACCTGGCGCGCGCCCGGACGCTCAACCCGGCGGAGAGCACGGGCGGTACGTTCACCATCACGAGCCCGGGAGACCAGGGCTCGCTGCTCGCCACGCCGCTGCTCAACGTGCCCCAGGTGGCCATCCTGGGGCTCCACCGTCCGACGCGGCGGCCCTTGGTGGTGGACGGCGAGCTGCGCGTGGGCACGGGGGCGCACGTCACCGTGACGGTGGACCACCGGGTCCTCGACGGTGTCACCGCGTGCCGCTTCATCCGCCTGGTGACGGGCTTCCTCTCGCAGCCGCTCCAGGCCTTCGCGGAGGGCGTCTTCCACGCGGACCACGCCGTGTCGGCCACGCCGCCGGAGGTGACGTCCATCTTCCCTCCGCTCCAGTCCTACGCGGACGGCACGTTCCGCGCGGACTCCGCGACGTCGGGCAACGCCACGAAGACGATGTCCTCGGTGCGGACCGGTGTGGCGAACGTGCTCGCGGGAGACGCGGGCGGCCTCGCGCGCGAGCTGCTGGCCCTGGATGCGCGCCGGCGCAAGCAGCGGCTGGAGACGTTCATCGAGGCGGAGCTCTCCAAGCGCATGGGGGGGAAGAAGAAGCCGCTGGAGCGCGGCCGGACGTGGCGCGACCTGGGGCTCGACTCGCTCATCGCGGTGGGCCTGCGGGACGCGCTGGCGCTGGGGCTGGGCCGCGGCCTTCCCGCGACCTTGCTCTTCAACCGGCCCACGCTCGCGTCGCTCAGTGAGTACCTCCTGGCACAGCTGGAGTCCACCCCGCGCGAAGAGCCCGCGGCGCTCGAGGCGCCCGTGGAGTTCCTGCTGCGGTTGAAGGGGCTGCCCGAGCGAGAGGCCGTGGCGATGCTCAGCGAGCGCATCGCCACGATGGGAGACTCATGA
- a CDS encoding thiamine pyrophosphate-dependent enzyme, which translates to MYHRHGRIGTWAISWGHEAIQVGAMFALREHDWAFPSYRENKVGLVRGMSPADVLAGCRGHPQGWWNPNIWRLGSISIPVGSQVPHAVGFAWGERLQGRDTVALAFFGDGATSEGEFHEGANLAGVLGAPAILLCTNNQWAISTPVRQQTRATFLVDKAVGYGIPGVRVDGDDVIAVYLAVSEAVERARSGGGPTFIECVTYRMQAHAFPDDPSVYREDTDAAAARRNECLVRYERYLQRLDLLTPEAATRFREESLARMAAAITEAEALPAPDPSLVFDHAYERKTPVMSRDLAQLRSSLAPGAAGKDSGRTP; encoded by the coding sequence ATCTATCACCGCCATGGTCGGATTGGCACCTGGGCCATCTCCTGGGGTCATGAAGCCATCCAGGTCGGCGCAATGTTTGCGCTTCGTGAGCATGATTGGGCATTTCCTTCGTACCGGGAGAACAAGGTAGGCCTTGTGCGGGGCATGTCCCCGGCGGATGTCCTTGCGGGTTGCCGAGGTCACCCGCAGGGTTGGTGGAACCCAAACATCTGGAGATTGGGCTCCATCAGTATTCCTGTCGGTTCTCAGGTGCCCCACGCGGTTGGCTTTGCCTGGGGAGAGCGTCTCCAGGGCCGTGACACCGTGGCGCTGGCCTTCTTCGGAGATGGGGCGACCTCGGAGGGTGAGTTCCACGAGGGAGCCAACCTGGCGGGTGTGCTGGGGGCTCCCGCCATCCTCCTGTGCACGAACAACCAGTGGGCCATCAGCACGCCGGTGCGCCAGCAGACGCGCGCGACCTTCCTCGTGGACAAGGCCGTGGGCTACGGCATCCCGGGGGTTCGGGTGGACGGGGACGATGTCATCGCCGTCTATCTCGCCGTGTCCGAAGCCGTGGAGCGCGCGCGGTCGGGAGGAGGGCCCACCTTCATCGAGTGCGTCACCTACCGCATGCAGGCGCACGCCTTCCCCGACGACCCCAGCGTCTACAGGGAGGACACGGACGCGGCGGCCGCACGCCGCAACGAGTGCCTCGTCCGCTACGAGCGCTACCTCCAGCGTCTAGACCTGCTCACCCCCGAAGCGGCCACGCGCTTCCGCGAGGAATCGCTGGCCCGGATGGCGGCGGCCATCACCGAGGCGGAGGCGCTCCCCGCGCCGGACCCCAGCCTCGTCTTCGACCACGCCTATGAACGGAAGACCCCGGTGATGTCGCGTGACCTGGCCCAGCTGCGCTCGTCCCTGGCCCCCGGGGCCGCGGGCAAGGACTCCGGGAGGACGCCATGA
- a CDS encoding type I polyketide synthase: MKSAPGNPSSEPVAIIGMSCRFPGGADSPESFWRLLREGFDAMREVPAERWDAATYQSSDPSVAGKVRALRAGFLDRVDSFDASFWGISAREAVSMDPQQRLLLEVTYEALEHALQPIDSLAGSRTGVFVGIATDDYSHRTDPSDVYSGTGSLFSVAAGRISYLLDLRGPSIAVDTACSSSLVALHLACQSLQSRESELAVVGGVNVITDPGKSIYFSGLGALSTDGRCKTFDASADGYGRGEGCGVFVLKRLSEALADGDRVLAVVRGSAVNQDGHSNGLTAPNGLAQEAVLREALTRSGLKPGDIQYVEAHGTGTPLGDPIEIEALSSALCEWRGPKEPLLLGSVKTNIGHLEAAAGVAGLMKVVLAMRHGELPPHLHFTRPNPHVPWARLPLKVPTEVTPWTSRGPRIAGVSSFGISGTNAHVILEEAPRAKAEPEARSDDGHPLILPLSARSPEALTALAEAHRGLLSAPLPAGTLREHAHAASVRRSHHPHRLAVVGNTRRDLAEALLASAHGEPHPGVVRRQVSFEEESPRVAFIFPGQGSQWLGMGRQLLREEPVFREAIEDCERAMRPHVEWSLVEELGADEAHSRLAEIDVVQPVLFAMQVALAALWRSWGIEPDAVVGHSMGEVAAAHVAGALSLEDAARIICRRSRLLRRVSGQGAMAVVELGLEQAREALAGSESRLSVGVSNSARSSVISGDTSALEELLGRLEGRGIFCRRVKVDVASHSPQMDPLKEDLLLALEGVAPERAPVPIYSTVTGETGDGSDFSATYWVRNLRDPVLFQGAIERLLDDGHAVFIEVSPHPVLLAPIQETLEEARRGGLALASLRRQADERRTLLESFAALYVHGHPVEWKRLFPEGGRPVELPSYPWRGERYWLDVPSVSSGASRGVREAGVGHPLLGGSLSSSLQPRVHFWERSVGTEAFPYLADHRVQGDVVFPGAGYVEMALAAGAEVLGEGGLVLEEVHFRELLSLAAGADRRVQLALTEEGSGRASFQILSRAEDASAWRTHAMGRLRLEEGRAPDPAWESWSDEGEPRSSDEHYRRMEALGLGYGPTFRGLRRLALREGEVLGRVQLPEQVAAEPGTYWLHPALLDACLQASVALMATADSKDPFVPVGIERVRLFARPGRELQVRVRARAGEKPGDAERSFDVRLLDLDGRPVAELEGLRARRLDGGAGARDALEGSVFTVAWQRTEALPDALASGTWLVFSDRGGFGEELQSLLRTRGGACVGVVAGSAYERVSADLYRINPASPEDYRRLLRESFGEDGRCQGVVHLLGLDAAAFSSTTSATLASDLSHGAVSATYLAQALVRQGWRDVPRLVLVTRGARSVVEGDAVAPAQASLWGLGQTLATEHPELECTRIDLAPVPDARDASLLLSELVAKGHEDQVALREGRHVARFVRGGFEAAPEEPSVALTPAAGRPFRLELPVPGVLERLVLREARRSRPGPGEVEVEVEATALNFIDVMKAMGIYPGLPPGPVSLGAECSGRIVALGEGVTEFSLGQEVVALAPSCFATHVKAPARFVAPKPARLDFAQAATFPGVFMTAWYAVHHLGRARRGEKILIHSASGGTGLAALQIARALGLEVFATAGSEEKRAFLRSMGVEHVMDSRSLAFADEVMRITDGRGVDLVLNSLTGEALVKSLEVLAPYGRFLELGKRDIYDDVRIGLSPFRKSLSYSAIDLMGMTEARPELFASLFAEVMRHLEDGAFAPLPVHVFPAMDAEGAFRQMAQAKHLGKLAVRMKDPEARIAPLEAARPGIRADASYLITGGLGGLGLSVARWLVEQGARNVALVGRTAPSARAEEVIRTLEAAGARVRVSAADVSREEDVERLLAELGANLPPLRGVVHAAGLLEDHTALELSDAHFHKVAAPKIQGAWNLHARTLGQPLDFFILYSSAAVLLGSPGQGNYAAANAFMDALAEQRRALGLPAMSIQWGAFSEVGLAAAVDARGDRLSYRGVGSLTPAEGITALSRLLEHPRPVVGVLRLDARQWFEFYPRTASVPFFAELPREAEAPRSGSAQGTSLKQALESAPPAGRLDLLEGHLREQLGRVLRIPAARIDRTAPFKSIGVDSLMSLELRNRIEASLGLKLSAALLFTYTHTASLAEHLLERLGLSSAPEVEAAPVEPPQADALQRIEQELDQLSEDELAARLAEKLLLP; this comes from the coding sequence ATGAAGTCCGCACCCGGGAATCCATCCTCGGAGCCGGTGGCCATCATCGGAATGTCCTGCCGCTTCCCTGGAGGCGCGGACAGCCCCGAGTCCTTCTGGCGCCTGCTTCGCGAGGGCTTCGATGCCATGCGCGAAGTCCCGGCCGAGCGCTGGGACGCGGCCACGTATCAGTCCTCGGACCCGAGCGTCGCGGGGAAGGTGCGTGCGCTTCGCGCCGGGTTCCTGGACCGCGTGGACTCGTTCGACGCGAGCTTCTGGGGCATCTCCGCGCGCGAGGCCGTCAGCATGGACCCTCAGCAGCGGCTGCTGCTGGAGGTGACCTACGAGGCGCTGGAGCATGCGCTCCAGCCCATCGACTCGCTCGCTGGCAGCCGCACGGGTGTCTTCGTGGGCATCGCCACGGACGACTACTCGCACCGCACGGACCCGTCGGACGTGTACTCGGGCACGGGCTCGCTCTTCAGCGTCGCGGCGGGCCGCATCTCGTACCTGCTGGACCTGCGAGGCCCCAGCATCGCCGTGGACACGGCCTGCTCGTCGTCCCTGGTCGCGCTGCACCTCGCCTGCCAGAGCCTCCAGTCCCGCGAGAGCGAGCTGGCGGTGGTGGGCGGCGTCAACGTCATCACGGACCCTGGCAAGAGCATCTACTTCTCGGGCCTGGGCGCGCTCTCCACCGATGGGCGGTGCAAGACGTTCGACGCCAGCGCGGACGGCTATGGGCGCGGCGAGGGCTGCGGTGTGTTCGTCCTCAAGCGGCTCTCCGAGGCGCTGGCGGATGGAGACCGGGTGCTCGCCGTGGTGCGGGGCTCGGCGGTCAACCAGGACGGGCACAGCAATGGCCTGACGGCGCCCAACGGGCTCGCCCAGGAGGCGGTGCTTCGCGAGGCGCTCACGCGCTCGGGCTTGAAGCCGGGGGACATCCAGTACGTCGAGGCCCATGGCACGGGGACGCCCCTGGGCGACCCGATCGAAATCGAGGCGCTGTCCTCGGCCCTGTGCGAGTGGCGCGGCCCGAAGGAGCCGCTGCTGCTCGGCTCGGTGAAGACGAACATCGGGCACCTGGAAGCGGCGGCGGGCGTGGCCGGGTTGATGAAGGTCGTCCTCGCGATGCGGCACGGAGAGCTTCCTCCGCACCTGCACTTCACGCGGCCCAACCCGCATGTGCCCTGGGCGCGGCTCCCGCTGAAGGTCCCCACCGAGGTGACGCCGTGGACCTCTCGGGGCCCGCGCATCGCGGGCGTGAGCTCCTTCGGCATCAGCGGCACGAATGCCCACGTCATCCTCGAGGAGGCGCCGCGTGCGAAGGCCGAGCCCGAGGCCCGAAGCGACGATGGGCACCCGCTGATTCTTCCGCTGTCGGCGCGGAGCCCGGAGGCGTTGACCGCGCTCGCCGAGGCTCACCGGGGCCTGCTGAGTGCCCCGCTGCCCGCGGGGACGCTCCGGGAACACGCCCACGCCGCGAGCGTCCGGCGCAGCCACCATCCCCATCGCCTGGCGGTGGTGGGGAACACGCGACGGGACCTGGCCGAGGCGCTGCTGGCCTCCGCCCACGGCGAGCCGCACCCGGGCGTCGTCCGTCGGCAGGTGAGCTTCGAGGAGGAGTCTCCTCGCGTCGCGTTCATCTTTCCGGGGCAGGGCTCGCAGTGGCTCGGCATGGGGCGCCAGCTCCTGCGCGAGGAGCCCGTCTTCCGAGAGGCCATCGAGGACTGCGAGCGGGCCATGCGGCCCCACGTCGAGTGGTCGCTCGTGGAGGAGCTGGGCGCGGACGAGGCGCACTCACGGCTCGCGGAGATCGACGTCGTCCAGCCGGTGCTCTTCGCGATGCAGGTGGCACTGGCCGCGCTGTGGCGCTCGTGGGGCATCGAGCCCGACGCGGTGGTGGGACACAGCATGGGCGAGGTGGCCGCGGCGCATGTGGCGGGCGCGCTGAGCCTGGAGGACGCCGCGCGCATCATCTGCCGACGCAGTCGGCTGCTGCGCCGCGTGAGCGGGCAGGGCGCCATGGCGGTCGTGGAGCTGGGCCTGGAGCAGGCCCGAGAGGCGCTGGCGGGCTCCGAGTCCCGGCTGTCCGTGGGCGTGAGCAACAGCGCTCGCTCGTCGGTCATCTCGGGGGACACGTCGGCGCTGGAGGAGCTGCTGGGGCGCCTGGAGGGCCGGGGCATCTTCTGCCGCCGTGTGAAGGTGGACGTGGCCTCGCACAGTCCCCAGATGGACCCGCTGAAGGAGGACCTCCTGCTCGCGCTGGAGGGCGTCGCTCCCGAGCGCGCCCCGGTCCCCATCTACTCCACGGTGACGGGAGAGACGGGGGACGGGAGTGACTTCTCCGCGACCTACTGGGTGCGCAACCTGCGCGACCCGGTGCTGTTCCAGGGCGCCATCGAGCGGCTCCTGGACGACGGCCACGCGGTGTTCATCGAAGTGAGCCCGCATCCCGTCCTGCTCGCGCCCATCCAGGAGACGCTGGAGGAGGCGAGGCGCGGGGGGCTCGCGCTGGCGTCGCTGCGGAGACAGGCCGATGAACGGCGGACCCTCCTGGAGTCGTTCGCGGCGCTGTACGTCCACGGCCACCCCGTCGAGTGGAAGCGGCTGTTTCCCGAGGGCGGTCGTCCCGTCGAGCTGCCGTCATATCCGTGGCGCGGCGAGCGCTACTGGCTCGACGTGCCGTCGGTGTCTTCCGGGGCCTCGCGCGGGGTGCGTGAGGCGGGCGTGGGCCATCCGCTGCTGGGAGGCTCGCTCTCCTCGTCCTTGCAGCCTCGTGTCCACTTCTGGGAGCGGAGCGTGGGCACCGAGGCGTTTCCGTATCTCGCCGACCACCGCGTGCAAGGGGATGTCGTCTTCCCCGGCGCGGGGTACGTCGAGATGGCGCTCGCGGCGGGAGCCGAGGTGCTCGGCGAGGGGGGCCTCGTCCTCGAAGAGGTCCACTTCCGGGAGCTGTTGTCCCTGGCCGCGGGGGCGGACCGTCGCGTGCAGCTCGCGTTGACGGAAGAGGGCTCTGGCCGGGCGTCGTTCCAGATCTTGAGTCGAGCCGAGGACGCGTCCGCCTGGCGGACACACGCGATGGGGCGGCTGCGCCTGGAGGAAGGCCGCGCTCCCGACCCTGCGTGGGAGTCCTGGAGTGACGAGGGAGAGCCTCGCTCGTCCGACGAGCACTACCGCCGGATGGAGGCGCTGGGCCTTGGCTATGGCCCGACGTTCCGAGGACTCCGGCGGCTCGCGCTGCGCGAAGGCGAAGTGCTGGGGCGCGTGCAACTGCCCGAGCAGGTGGCCGCGGAGCCCGGCACGTATTGGCTTCATCCCGCCCTCCTGGATGCCTGCCTCCAGGCCTCCGTGGCGCTGATGGCCACCGCGGACTCGAAAGACCCCTTCGTTCCGGTGGGCATCGAGCGCGTGCGGTTGTTCGCGCGACCCGGACGCGAGCTCCAGGTCCGGGTGAGGGCGCGCGCGGGCGAGAAGCCGGGGGACGCGGAGCGGTCCTTCGATGTCAGGCTCCTGGACCTGGACGGAAGGCCCGTGGCGGAGCTGGAGGGGCTGCGTGCTCGCCGCCTCGACGGTGGCGCCGGGGCCCGCGATGCGCTGGAGGGAAGCGTCTTCACCGTCGCCTGGCAGCGGACGGAGGCGCTGCCCGACGCGCTCGCCAGCGGCACCTGGCTCGTGTTCTCGGACCGAGGCGGGTTCGGCGAGGAGCTCCAGTCATTGCTGCGGACCCGGGGCGGCGCTTGCGTGGGGGTCGTCGCGGGCAGCGCCTACGAGCGTGTCTCGGCGGACCTCTATCGCATCAACCCCGCGTCACCGGAGGACTACCGGCGGCTCCTGCGAGAGTCCTTCGGCGAGGACGGACGGTGCCAGGGCGTGGTCCACCTCCTCGGCCTCGATGCCGCGGCGTTCAGCTCGACGACGTCGGCGACGCTGGCCTCGGACCTCTCGCACGGGGCCGTCAGCGCGACGTACCTGGCTCAAGCGCTCGTGCGTCAGGGCTGGCGGGATGTGCCGCGACTCGTCCTCGTCACCCGGGGCGCGCGGTCCGTCGTGGAGGGCGACGCGGTGGCGCCGGCTCAGGCGTCGCTCTGGGGCCTGGGGCAGACGCTCGCGACGGAGCACCCCGAGCTGGAGTGCACGCGCATCGACCTGGCCCCGGTGCCCGATGCCCGCGACGCCTCGCTGCTGCTGAGCGAGCTCGTCGCGAAGGGGCACGAGGACCAGGTGGCGCTGCGTGAGGGCCGCCATGTGGCCCGCTTCGTTCGCGGTGGCTTCGAGGCCGCGCCCGAGGAGCCCTCTGTCGCACTGACTCCGGCGGCGGGGCGTCCGTTTCGTCTCGAGCTTCCGGTGCCCGGGGTCCTCGAGCGCCTCGTCCTTCGTGAGGCGCGCAGGTCTCGGCCCGGTCCCGGCGAGGTGGAGGTCGAGGTCGAGGCCACCGCGCTCAACTTCATCGACGTGATGAAGGCCATGGGCATCTACCCCGGCTTGCCTCCGGGGCCCGTCTCACTGGGGGCCGAGTGCTCGGGCCGGATTGTCGCGCTCGGAGAAGGTGTCACGGAGTTCTCGCTGGGGCAGGAGGTCGTGGCGCTCGCGCCGTCGTGCTTCGCCACCCACGTGAAGGCTCCCGCGCGCTTCGTGGCGCCCAAGCCCGCGCGGTTGGACTTCGCCCAGGCCGCCACCTTCCCGGGGGTGTTCATGACCGCGTGGTACGCGGTGCACCACCTGGGCAGGGCGCGAAGGGGAGAGAAGATCCTCATCCACTCCGCCTCGGGCGGAACGGGGCTCGCGGCGCTGCAGATCGCACGCGCGCTCGGGCTCGAGGTCTTCGCGACGGCGGGCAGCGAGGAGAAGCGCGCCTTCCTGCGCTCGATGGGTGTCGAGCACGTCATGGACTCGCGCTCGCTCGCGTTCGCGGACGAGGTGATGCGCATCACCGACGGGCGCGGCGTGGACCTGGTCCTCAACTCGCTCACGGGCGAGGCGCTGGTGAAGAGCCTGGAGGTCCTCGCGCCCTACGGACGGTTCCTCGAGCTGGGCAAGCGGGACATCTACGACGACGTCCGGATCGGGCTGTCGCCGTTCCGCAAGAGCCTCTCGTACAGCGCCATCGACCTGATGGGGATGACAGAGGCGCGACCGGAGCTGTTCGCCTCGCTGTTCGCGGAGGTGATGCGGCACCTGGAGGACGGAGCCTTCGCGCCGCTGCCCGTGCACGTCTTCCCGGCGATGGACGCGGAGGGCGCCTTCCGCCAGATGGCGCAGGCGAAGCACCTGGGAAAGCTCGCCGTCCGCATGAAGGACCCGGAGGCGCGCATCGCTCCCCTGGAAGCAGCGCGCCCGGGGATTCGCGCGGACGCCAGCTACCTCATCACGGGGGGCCTCGGTGGGCTGGGGTTGTCGGTGGCGCGCTGGCTGGTGGAGCAGGGGGCCCGGAACGTCGCGCTGGTGGGCCGCACGGCCCCTTCGGCGCGGGCGGAAGAAGTGATTCGGACGCTGGAGGCAGCGGGTGCCCGGGTGCGGGTCTCCGCGGCGGATGTCTCGCGCGAGGAGGACGTGGAGCGGTTGCTCGCGGAGCTCGGGGCGAACCTGCCTCCGCTGCGCGGCGTCGTGCACGCGGCGGGACTCCTGGAGGACCACACGGCGCTGGAGCTCTCGGACGCGCACTTCCACAAGGTCGCGGCCCCCAAGATCCAGGGTGCCTGGAACCTGCATGCGCGCACGCTGGGCCAGCCCCTGGACTTCTTCATCCTGTACTCGTCCGCGGCGGTGCTGCTGGGCTCGCCGGGGCAGGGGAACTACGCGGCCGCGAACGCCTTCATGGATGCCCTCGCGGAGCAGCGGCGCGCGCTCGGCCTGCCCGCGATGAGCATCCAATGGGGGGCCTTCTCCGAGGTGGGCCTCGCGGCGGCGGTGGATGCCCGTGGCGACCGGCTCTCCTATCGCGGTGTCGGGAGCCTCACGCCCGCGGAGGGCATCACGGCGCTCTCGCGTCTGCTCGAGCATCCCCGCCCGGTGGTGGGCGTGCTGCGCCTCGACGCGCGGCAGTGGTTCGAGTTCTATCCGCGCACCGCCAGCGTCCCCTTCTTCGCGGAGCTGCCTCGGGAGGCGGAGGCGCCTCGCTCCGGTTCGGCGCAGGGGACGTCCTTGAAGCAGGCGCTGGAGTCGGCGCCGCCGGCCGGGAGGCTCGACCTCCTGGAGGGACACCTCCGCGAGCAGCTGGGACGGGTGCTCCGCATCCCCGCCGCGCGCATCGACCGGACGGCTCCGTTCAAGAGCATCGGCGTCGACTCGCTGATGAGCTTGGAGCTTCGCAACCGCATCGAGGCGAGCCTCGGCCTCAAGCTCTCGGCGGCGCTCCTCTTCACGTACACGCACACGGCCTCGCTGGCCGAACACCTGCTCGAGCGACTCGGGTTGTCCTCCGCGCCGGAAGTCGAGGCGGCCCCCGTCGAGCCTCCCCAGGCCGACGCGCTGCAACGCATCGAGCAGGAACTGGATCAGCTCTCCGAGGACGAGCTCGCCGCTCGCCTCGCCGAGAAGCTGCTCCTCCCATGA
- a CDS encoding alpha-ketoacid dehydrogenase subunit beta yields the protein MSELLFVEALTSALREEMERNPKVVLLGEDIGRNGGVFRVTLGLQARFGAERVVDTPVSEAGIVGAAVGLCLARMRPVCELQFDGFSYPALNQIITHVGRYRWRTRGTAPMPMVIRMPSGGGVRAPELHSDSPETYFCHTPGLVVVTPSTPADAKGLLTAAMRSPDPVIFLEPKKLYRHLRGEVPDGEHVTPLGVVRTVREGEDVTLFAWGAMVEVATATADALAQKGVSAHICDVRTLSPLDEEGLLAAARATGRVVIIQEAPRTCGVASEIAAILAERAMYDLKAPIQRVTGFDVPHPYFSIEHHHRPDPSRVLAAVHGTLEA from the coding sequence ATGAGCGAGCTGCTCTTCGTGGAGGCCCTCACCAGCGCGCTGCGGGAGGAGATGGAGCGCAACCCGAAGGTGGTGCTCCTGGGCGAGGACATCGGCCGGAACGGGGGCGTGTTCCGCGTCACCCTGGGGCTCCAGGCGCGCTTCGGCGCGGAGCGCGTCGTCGACACGCCCGTGTCGGAGGCGGGCATCGTGGGCGCGGCCGTGGGCCTGTGCCTCGCGCGGATGCGGCCCGTCTGCGAGCTCCAGTTCGACGGCTTCAGCTACCCCGCGCTCAACCAGATCATCACCCACGTGGGCCGCTACCGCTGGCGCACGCGGGGCACGGCGCCCATGCCGATGGTCATCCGGATGCCCAGCGGGGGAGGGGTGCGGGCTCCCGAGCTCCACTCGGACTCGCCGGAGACCTACTTCTGCCATACGCCGGGCCTCGTCGTCGTCACGCCGTCGACGCCCGCCGACGCGAAGGGGCTCCTCACGGCGGCGATGCGCAGTCCCGACCCGGTCATCTTCCTGGAGCCGAAGAAGCTCTACCGCCACCTGCGCGGCGAGGTCCCCGACGGGGAGCACGTGACGCCGCTCGGCGTCGTGCGCACGGTGCGAGAGGGCGAGGACGTGACGCTGTTCGCCTGGGGCGCCATGGTGGAGGTGGCCACGGCGACCGCGGACGCGCTGGCGCAGAAGGGCGTCTCCGCTCACATCTGTGACGTGCGGACGCTGTCGCCGCTGGACGAGGAGGGGCTGCTCGCCGCGGCTCGCGCCACGGGTCGCGTCGTCATCATCCAGGAGGCGCCTCGCACCTGCGGCGTGGCCAGTGAGATCGCCGCGATTCTCGCCGAGCGCGCCATGTACGACCTCAAGGCGCCCATCCAACGCGTGACGGGGTTCGATGTGCCGCACCCCTACTTCAGCATCGAGCATCACCACCGGCCCGACCCCTCGCGCGTGCTCGCGGCCGTCCACGGCACTTTGGAGGCCTGA